In the Thunnus albacares chromosome 10, fThuAlb1.1, whole genome shotgun sequence genome, CTgttaataatgattattatcaaaATAAGGTGATTGACAAAAGAACTGTGGCATACAGACAATCCAAGTATCACTTAATAGAGAGCAGGTAATCTGACTGAACTGGCACCATCTAGTGGTTggaatcataataataataataatgatttccTGCTTTTATGGAAAGTTTAGACCACAGGCACACAAAACTGTCTTGACAGGTTAGGAAATGTTCAAAATAATACAACATGTACCACTAATTTGGTATTGACGTCCTCTCAAGTATAAAAAAAGGTTATGAAGAAAAAATTGGGACAttccatttttgtatttttactctTTATCATCCCTTTGAAGACAATCAAGTCAACATCTTTTTgactctaaaataaaaaaaatatattaaagcaAAAGACCAAAatagaaatcacatttaaataatagAGGACAGCAGTTTTACACTTGCATTCACTAGTTATGAACTGCAACgtaagacagaaaaatacacaagaaagcTGATTACTCTAAAGTCCATaccttcagttttattttatttaaatatcctTGATTTGTTCTTGTACTGCAACGTGCCAATCACAGCAGTTTGTCAATGTGTAGCCTTCACTAAAAGTCcactgtgtgtgcatttgtacaCAGATGGTCAAACTAAATTAGATGATAAAATTAAAGCTCTCAATTAAGAATGATTTCTGCTACACAGCACGACttccttttgtgttttaaatgtgacattAGTTGGCTGTCACAAAACCACACATGTTCCCTGCTTCCTAGATTACTTCCTACTCTGAGTGTAGCATGAGATGAGGTACTTCTCCCAGTCAGAGTcctgttttctcattttaacgTGAACAGCACCTAAAAAGCCAAACACAAGATTTTGAGTGAAAATGAGTGATACTCTGGTCATGTACCTGCAACCTAGTTTTGCAATCTGAGGTTAACTCTTTTGCAAAGCTGCTTACTTCTTTTCATGAGACCAACATTCTTCAGTTTGTTGTGTCTAGCATGTCCATTCTGGGCCAGTCTCAAAGACAGTGATGCACCCCTCCTAAAATGAAGACAACACCACAGTATAGTTAACAATATGTGCAGTTTATGACGCataacactatatacacatttatacaacaACAGCTGTTAAAATAAAACCGCATACTTGTTGTTAGTAACAGCATTAGTTGTGTCAATAAATGTGAGACTTAATTCCTTCCCCAACCCCCGCTGCCACACAGATCGTCTTTAATTTATGATGCACAATTAATTGACCGCGCTTTTCATACTGAAGCACCTCATAGCTCCGAGCTTTCCCTTTTCTAAGAACAGCTCGACTGTAACTTTGGGCCCCTGTGGGTAGAGTCTGGCATAGAGCGTCCTGTTGTGCACCATTGCTCTGAACCAGCCCACTGCCTCCTCAGACCAGTCGCTCCCATTCACAGGCATCACCTAAGGGGGAGGAAACAAGACACAAAATACCATGAACGGAGATAATTCATTTCCTTTATCACTAAACGATAGATAAGACTGTGACTAATTGTGTGGACAAATGCCAATAATCCAGTCTGTCTACACTCACAGCAAAGCACAGTATATTAACCATTTCTATGTATGCAAATCCTGAGATGGATAATCTGCAATCCTGTCTTGATAAATCTTAACATGTTCATCAGTGAGGGTGTTTATGTGCCACTTTACATACATGTTGAAATTCATGAAGCTGATATTGACATTATATGAATAAAGAACTACCTACATTTGCCAGTGAGACCTGCACTGCCTGGAGTGATAAGTTGGCCATTTCTGAGGTCATCTCCTTGATGTTCAACAGCGACAGACAGGCAGTATCACCATGGTCCAGCCTCCTCACCTCCACCTTGATGGATGTCTCACTCGCAGCTCCAACCGTGGCATTATTATCTTACATccaaaaaacccccccaaaaaacagagAGCATGACAGCTAGAGCTAAAGATTGGCTACAGGCAAGTTAAATGACACTGCTACCACCTAGAGGTACGCATTTGCAAAACCAtcccaaacacacaaaaccgGACCCACCTCCACTTACTCCACATATCTTCGTCACCTGAGCCCTGCACCATTGTTCTTGCTTAGGGAACCAACCCATTACTTGGGTTCCAATGTCTGGAATGCAGTTCTGCTCGGCATATGAACTACTGCCTTTCCAGCTGctgcaaatgagaaaaaaaaaaaaaaaaaaaaagaaacataatgaCAACCAGAAACATGTggaatattaaaaaagaaaaaaagaaaaatctacaaAGAGAGCAGTAATGAACAAAAAGGATAAGTGGCTCTTTAAGTTCTGTAAATGTGATCAGGGAATCAGTGAAAGCTGAGAAAAAGCAGGCGAGAGATTACCAACCATGCTGAGTGACTTACTCTGTGACAAGGGCTTGCAGCTTCATTAGGGAGTCTGCGTGCTGGATGTAGAAGCTGCCTGGATTGACAATATGAGACACCACAACCTCGGTCTCTTCAAACCTCCGGACTTGGAACTCGGGAATGTTTATACTATTGGTGGCTGGCGTTTTTACGCCAGCAGAATTGTTCTCATGTTCTGGATCTGTGCACTGGGTTTCCCACTTGATGTTTACACATGACTTCTCCACCTGATCCGTTTCATTTTGGCAGTCTTCATTTTCCGAGGGGCTGTCGTCAGAGCTCGCCTGCCCCACCTCTGTGAAAATGTCTCCAATATCCCACAATTCAGTCTTTGTTGCAATCACACAAGTGTAAGTCAGAGAACCGCTTGACTCGACACGTTTAACCCTGAAGACTGGGGCTTCGTTTTCCACGTCTGCAAGCAATGTTTTCGGAGCTAGTGTGTTGATAAGATCATCTGCCATGCCCTGTCTGAATTGGTAGCTTTTGATGGTGGGAGATGATGACTGTGGCGAGCTTGAAGCCTTGGTACAATTTTTGTTCCACTCCATGACCCTGACCTCCAGTGCACCCATGGTTTTAGCTTTTGCTCGGAGGAAGTGCAGCAGCTGagaagatgtttgtttttggtgttgCACCTGGATATCATCCTCACGTCCCCAGCTGATTAGTGGTGTTACGTTCCTGGGTTGAGGGTTACTGATCTCTGCGAGTATAGCTTCAATGGGAGGTAGTAGTAGTGGTGGCCTCTCTGCATTCATCTTGGGACTCTGAATGGTGGGGGGAGGTAGAATCGCAGCCTCTAGTTGGCGTTTCTCCTCAAAAAcaacttctttttctttttcttcagccTCTATGTGACTGGACAAGCTTGTAGCCACAACAGCGCTGTTGTAGCTGGACGAGACGCTGCGTATCATGTCATCCTCCTGGCTGGCTGTAGGCTGGGGGTTGAGGAAGTGTTTCAGCTGCTGATGGGGAAGTGTGGCTCCAAGCACATGGACTGCTTTGGCTATGGAGCTCGCCATAAGTGAATTCTGCAACATGGGCCCAAACTTGAGAACATCTGTCTTTAGGATCCATTTGCCTCTGAGTGGCTGAAGCTGGTTTGTTCTCACTCCGTTTTTACCACTAGGCTGTACACAAACCGGTGGCTCTGTAAAGAAAGCAGGGAGAGGGGGTGTTTATTTAAACAAAGTTGCACTGCAAATATTTTCCTAAATCACACATTGGATACCTGTAATGCTGGCGGTGGACAAGAGATTGATACAATACCGCAATGTCAATACAGTGGTCTTACACTTTAGATATCTGCAATGTCACATTAGCAGCTAAAACTTAATCATTCTTtaaggttctatatgtaagaaCTGtaaagcaatttacatgtattaatcatatttttattgcCAGTGAGAGACCAGGTTGTGACTTTTTTGGTTGACTGTAATggcctgtggactgatttctatttAGTAtcctatttattatttttattctattctattattttattctttcacCTATAATTGTACAGGGGTCACCGGGCCAACAAGcacccccaccaggccaaaaaaatattttttttgaatgccaaaaataactccaaatatccattcattcagaaatcaataatcaatagcGTTTGGTAGCCTCAGaaatgtgagtcaacctctgtgtcgttgcctgggaaactcttgatgTGATGCAAATGCCACTGCTATCCCTTTAAATTACTGCAGAGTGAGAGCGAGAGCATATGGGATGCAGGTTAGCTAACGTGAGCATGGCACCtcctaaaaagagaaaaagctctaacaCGGGTGACggacaaacaaatatatcaacgtttttctccaaaactctggagtcaagcaaaaatacagaaggggaagaagggagagagacagcTTATTTTTATGCAATAAATACAGCCAATTAAGTCATCCTCTCCTTGTGACCACTTTGTTTTAAGTCTTGAATATACcaagcaaacaaaaatttgaatgcaTATATAAATTGCAGAACACCTGCTGCGCCACCTGACTGAAGCCAACCGCACAAATATGCCATCCCATGTGCCTCATCCCTTTAGGGAAAACACTGCTATCTGTTATGACGTTTTTGCACGCTcctgagtgccttgcctctctcccactAACGTCAACTAAAAAAAATGGTGCTATCTGACTAGAAACACCTTGCAGATATTAACTCTCCAGCTAATGAGGCGGCTAGCTTCCTCCATCATCCactgactgggagtgagagatgctttgctgaaacatggtgcaaaacacaacgttaagagatcttttatgtaattatgacaAGTGTAAGCatggaaaaagacatcacctgcaacaGTCTCGCACCGCTGCTTTCCATAAGCGGGCACAAGCGACGAGATGaagactgcagctcatttaacgGCCACCGATGTCACTAATGAGGAGGAATTTCTGATTCGTACAAATACAACCTTTAACTTACCAAGTGCTTGGTCCTTTAATGAAGCTGAGAGCTTGTCAATAGCTTGACATCTCACATCCAAGGCCTTTGCGAGATCACTGGACACACAGGTGGAAAAAGATGAATTCAAGAAACCTTGGACATCTTCATAGGCCTGAGGGAGGAGTGAAACAAGTTTAAGTTATGGTGGAAGaaggaaaaatacttttttgctTTTACAAAATAGAAGTAACAGTTAGTACTTAAGTAATTGGTTGGTGGATCCTATCTGATTAGATGATTAGTCAAGCAAAAGACATTAATCAACAATATTGATTAAACAGTTTAATTAACAGATTTTCTGTTTCCCTCATTTTATATAATTGGAACTTGAATATCTGGGTTTCTTGGACTATAATGTATCTTACTCTACTGGCTACTGGctaatttttcactattttctgagaTTTCACTCAACAAGCAATTCAAAAATTAGTGatcagtgatgaaaataatcataactcGCGTCCTTAACGTGCAGTTTTATcgttttatataattaaattgTAGCTATCGCAGCTAATTAACTAGCGAGCCACATTATAATTcagctgtgtcatttttacGCAATAACGATACGATTTGAACTGACGGCTTGCTAGCTAAATTCATTTTCAGACAATCATTACAGACGTGCGCAAAGTAAACGGATGATAACTTTACCTTGTTGGTTAAATTGCGAAGCTCTTGTTCAAGTGTGTTGCGAGCATTTTCCAGCAAGAACAGTTTATAAGTTAGCTGCACTCTCTGGCtgatgatggaggggtgaggCTGGCGCTGGACCGGCTGTTGCTGAGGAATCATGATGGTCGGAGAGacgtctgctgctgctgctgccggaGCCCGGGCTCTGCGCTCTGCTAGCTTGCCAATGATTAGCCTGCTAAGTAGTTAACAAGCTGTATGTTTTCTGGGTATGGGCAGTTACCACAGAGAAAAAACGAGCGAGGACGCGTTTTTTGTTCTCCCAGTCGCGGTTGTCAGTGATATGTGTCCTGCTCTTTCTTCCGCTAACCGTTACCGACAGCCGGTAGACAACGAGGGGCCTGGTCCCGCCATGTTGGAAACCTCTACTCGCTAGATTTTGATACCCAAGTGGTTAACTCATTTGAAGGAAATGTCTGGTAACGTTACTGATTGTGGGTGTCCTGCTCTTTCTTCAGCTTCTCctgactttttaaaacattttcaagcaGCCTTGTTGGCTgtcttatcctttttttttttttatcctttcagGGCAGTgtggactaaaaaaaaaaacaaaaatcaccaAATGAACCTTAATGGGGGCTTTTATTGGCGGCAAGGCCGGGATCCACTCTTCCTGATGCAGCCAGCTGGCTGCTGAACTGCCAGAACTGTGTACCAAGtcaactcaaaaatgtgtttttcttcttgttcctacagctggatgtttgagtttcattgTGCACAGTGAACCACACTGAAAATCTCTAATGCTTTCACCGAAACCTGGAAGTAACCAGAGagcgtttttattttattgctgaCCTATTTCTAGGTTAGCAATCAAATTTAAACCAATTTGTGGCATTGCCCAACTTCACTCctttgtacaaaaggtcagatttccttgTATCTCTTCCATTGAAGCAAGCATCCAGATGACACTCAGGTGGATTTGATCTACTCATCAGAGGCTCAATAAAGTAATTCAATTTGCAGTCAGTGTTCACCAGTTTCCAGCTGATCATTGCTTACTAAGTAGTATTGTGATCATGGGAAACATGGCATCCGAAATAAATGAAAGTGTTAAAGTCAAATTGTTGTTCTAAGGAAAGAGGGGCTTTCTCAGCATCAAATCATGGCAGGACTAAATGTTACTAAGTGGGCAGTGCATGGAGCTGTAAAACgctttgcagaaactggatcagttgtATCTAAAGCATGATCAGGCAGACCAAAAGTGACCACAATGtcagaagatcaatacatcaagctgagagatagaaaagcaaCTTTATCATTTTGCTAACTAAAGAAGACTCCAATCAGCAAAAGTACTGTTAAAAGAAGGCTGTCTTGTAATCTCAGAGGATGAGTAGCAGTTTCCAAGCCACTTCTCAGGAGGGAAAACAAGGCCAAACGCTTAGGGTGGGTTAAGAAATACCAGCATTTCATAGTGGATGACgagaaaaaaagtctaaaacCCAAACCCTACTTACTGATGAATCCAAGTTTTAGATTTATGGCAGGAAAAGAAGGGTGTATACAAGGAGAGAGAATGATACTGCAGTGTATCAAACTGACAGTGAAACATGGTGCTGGGGATATTCAAGTCTAGTGGTGTTTTGC is a window encoding:
- the LOC122990971 gene encoding uncharacterized protein LOC122990971, encoding MIPQQQPVQRQPHPSIISQRVQLTYKLFLLENARNTLEQELRNLTNKAYEDVQGFLNSSFSTCVSSDLAKALDVRCQAIDKLSASLKDQALEPPVCVQPSGKNGVRTNQLQPLRGKWILKTDVLKFGPMLQNSLMASSIAKAVHVLGATLPHQQLKHFLNPQPTASQEDDMIRSVSSSYNSAVVATSLSSHIEAEEKEKEVVFEEKRQLEAAILPPPTIQSPKMNAERPPLLLPPIEAILAEISNPQPRNVTPLISWGREDDIQVQHQKQTSSQLLHFLRAKAKTMGALEVRVMEWNKNCTKASSSPQSSSPTIKSYQFRQGMADDLINTLAPKTLLADVENEAPVFRVKRVESSGSLTYTCVIATKTELWDIGDIFTEVGQASSDDSPSENEDCQNETDQVEKSCVNIKWETQCTDPEHENNSAGVKTPATNSINIPEFQVRRFEETEVVVSHIVNPGSFYIQHADSLMKLQALVTDSWKGSSSYAEQNCIPDIGTQVMGWFPKQEQWCRAQVTKICGVSGDNNATVGAASETSIKVEVRRLDHGDTACLSLLNIKEMTSEMANLSLQAVQVSLANVMPVNGSDWSEEAVGWFRAMVHNRTLYARLYPQGPKVTVELFLEKGKLGAMRRGASLSLRLAQNGHARHNKLKNVGLMKRSAVHVKMRKQDSDWEKYLISCYTQSHTSRWSSLDPALLTPLAPPAEPDLEAKMNWGTFYAVISGVNRHSTGIGRIWLSVIFIFRILVLVVAAESVWGDEKSGFTCNTQQPGCDSVCYDQFFPISHIRLWALQLILVSTPALLVAMHVAHRRHIEKKILKRTGRGSPKDVEHVKNQKFQITGALWWTYMISIIFRIIFEVAFLYIFYLIYPDFKMVRLVKCDSYPCPNTVDCFVSRPTEKTIFTVFMLSVSGVCVLLNLAEVVYLIGRACRRCFHGSEEESKVAWISQRLSSYRQNEINQLIADHPLKSKFTVTKKSPAEKGERCSAF